The genomic stretch CCTTCGCCTTGGCGTCGAGGCCACCATATTCGACCATCAAATCGACCGACTCGGTCATGTTCTGGTCGGTGACCTGGAACGGCCGCTTGTCCTTGGTCGCCGGCGTGCGATAGAGCGGGATTGTGAGCTCAAAACCCTGCGTCAGCGTCTCGATCTTGCCGCCCTTCGGGTTGGCATCGAGGATCGACTGCGCGGCCGCCTTCGGGTCCTTCTCCGCAGCCTCCACCGCTTTTGTCGTCGCCGACATGAAGCGGCGGACCAGGTCGGCATTGGCCTTCACATAGTCCGAATTCGCGATGATGCCCGACGACAC from Streptobacillus ratti encodes the following:
- a CDS encoding ABC transporter substrate-binding protein; the protein is VSSGIIANSDYVKANADLVRRFMSATTKAVEAAEKDPKAAAQSILDANPKGGKIETLTQGFELTIPLYRTPATKDKRPFQVTDQNMTESVDLMVEYGGLDAKAK